Proteins encoded in a region of the Lycium ferocissimum isolate CSIRO_LF1 unplaced genomic scaffold, AGI_CSIRO_Lferr_CH_V1 ctg105, whole genome shotgun sequence genome:
- the LOC132041511 gene encoding rRNA 2'-O-methyltransferase fibrillarin 1-like isoform X2, translating to MKRGGGRGGRGDRGRRGGGRGRGGMKGGSRVVVEPHRHGGVFIAKGKEDALCTKNLVPGEAVYNEKRISVQNEDGTKIEYRVWNPFRSGLAAAILGGVDDIWIKPGARVLYLGAASGTTVSHVSDLVGPDGVVYAVEFSHRSGRDLVNMAKKRTNVIPIIEDARHPAKYRMLVGMVDVIFSDVAQPDQVQLMCSLP from the exons ATGAAGCGTGGTGGTGGAAGAGGAGGTAGAGGAGACAGAGGGAGAAGAGGCGGAGGAAGAGGACGTGGAGGAATGAAGGGTGGTAGTAGGGTTGTGGTGGAGCCTCATAGACATGGAGGTGTGTTTATTGCTAAGGGTAAGGAGGATGCTCTTTGTACTAAGAATTTGGTACCTGGTGAAGCTGTTTACAATGAGAAGAGAATCTCTGTTCAG AATGAAGATGGAACAAAGATTGAATACAGAGTGTGGAATCCTTTCCGTTCTGGGTTAGCAGCTGCAATTCTTGGAGGAGTTGATGATATCTGGATT AAACCGGGCGCTCGTGTCCTTTACCTTGGTGCTGCTTCAGGAACAACAGTGTCTCATGTCTCAGACCTTGTTGGTCCT GATGGAGTGGTATATGCTGTTGAATTTTCTCATAGAAGTGGAAGGGACTTGGTGAACATGGCTAAGAAACGTACTAATGTTATTCCCATTATTGAGGATGCTAGACACCCAGCTAAATACAGAATGCTGGTTGGAATGGTCGATGTGATATTTTCTGATGTTGCTCAGCCTGATCAG GTTCAGCTTATGTGTTCATTGCCTTGA
- the LOC132041511 gene encoding rRNA 2'-O-methyltransferase fibrillarin 1-like isoform X1, translating into MKRGGGRGGRGDRGRRGGGRGRGGMKGGSRVVVEPHRHGGVFIAKGKEDALCTKNLVPGEAVYNEKRISVQNEDGTKIEYRVWNPFRSGLAAAILGGVDDIWIKPGARVLYLGAASGTTVSHVSDLVGPDGVVYAVEFSHRSGRDLVNMAKKRTNVIPIIEDARHPAKYRMLVGMVDVIFSDVAQPDQRFGLKRRCLPVAHPI; encoded by the exons ATGAAGCGTGGTGGTGGAAGAGGAGGTAGAGGAGACAGAGGGAGAAGAGGCGGAGGAAGAGGACGTGGAGGAATGAAGGGTGGTAGTAGGGTTGTGGTGGAGCCTCATAGACATGGAGGTGTGTTTATTGCTAAGGGTAAGGAGGATGCTCTTTGTACTAAGAATTTGGTACCTGGTGAAGCTGTTTACAATGAGAAGAGAATCTCTGTTCAG AATGAAGATGGAACAAAGATTGAATACAGAGTGTGGAATCCTTTCCGTTCTGGGTTAGCAGCTGCAATTCTTGGAGGAGTTGATGATATCTGGATT AAACCGGGCGCTCGTGTCCTTTACCTTGGTGCTGCTTCAGGAACAACAGTGTCTCATGTCTCAGACCTTGTTGGTCCT GATGGAGTGGTATATGCTGTTGAATTTTCTCATAGAAGTGGAAGGGACTTGGTGAACATGGCTAAGAAACGTACTAATGTTATTCCCATTATTGAGGATGCTAGACACCCAGCTAAATACAGAATGCTGGTTGGAATGGTCGATGTGATATTTTCTGATGTTGCTCAGCCTGATCAG AGATTTGGCCTAAAAAGGAGATGTTTGCCTGTGGCCCACCCTATTTga
- the LOC132041511 gene encoding rRNA 2'-O-methyltransferase fibrillarin 1-like isoform X3 — translation MKRGGGRGGRGDRGRRGGGRGRGGMKGGSRVVVEPHRHGGVFIAKGKEDALCTKNLVPGEAVYNEKRISVQNEDGTKIEYRVWNPFRSGLAAAILGGVDDIWIKPGARVLYLGAASGTTVSHVSDLVGPDGVVYAVEFSHRSGRDLVNMAKKRTNVIPIIEDARHPAKYRMLVGMVDVIFSDVAQPDQPHCRDLA, via the exons ATGAAGCGTGGTGGTGGAAGAGGAGGTAGAGGAGACAGAGGGAGAAGAGGCGGAGGAAGAGGACGTGGAGGAATGAAGGGTGGTAGTAGGGTTGTGGTGGAGCCTCATAGACATGGAGGTGTGTTTATTGCTAAGGGTAAGGAGGATGCTCTTTGTACTAAGAATTTGGTACCTGGTGAAGCTGTTTACAATGAGAAGAGAATCTCTGTTCAG AATGAAGATGGAACAAAGATTGAATACAGAGTGTGGAATCCTTTCCGTTCTGGGTTAGCAGCTGCAATTCTTGGAGGAGTTGATGATATCTGGATT AAACCGGGCGCTCGTGTCCTTTACCTTGGTGCTGCTTCAGGAACAACAGTGTCTCATGTCTCAGACCTTGTTGGTCCT GATGGAGTGGTATATGCTGTTGAATTTTCTCATAGAAGTGGAAGGGACTTGGTGAACATGGCTAAGAAACGTACTAATGTTATTCCCATTATTGAGGATGCTAGACACCCAGCTAAATACAGAATGCTGGTTGGAATGGTCGATGTGATATTTTCTGATGTTGCTCAGCCTGATCAG CCACATTGCAGAGATTTGGCCTAA
- the LOC132041512 gene encoding uncharacterized protein LOC132041512 gives MITYRMTTEVSSQAWEEASKAVKDEEDFKQKLCEDLNNLVRESSNSQLARLEELKRKLEALNPSRESTSPTLDLNPVGPAPSSMTRDVSSVQGTQESSNGLSETTLKEGNAAAENGQNQQPEARGKKKINAQGRGKGIGIVPKGRGSAPPGWTGAGFDVDGRS, from the exons ATGATCACATATAGGATGACGACTGAAGTCTCTTCTCAG GCATGGGAAGAAGCATCAAAAGCTGTTAAAGATGAGGAGGATTTCAAGCAAAAGCTTTGTGAGGACTTGAATAATCTG GTTCGTGAAAGTAGTAACAGTCAGCTCGCTAGATTGGAAGAACTGAAAAGGAAGCTGGAAGCTTTAAATCCGAGCAGAGAATCCACATCCCCTACCTTG GATCTGAATCCCGTGGGACCTGCACCGAGCAGTATGACTCGTGATGTTTCTTCAGTTCAAGGTAcacaagaatcatcaaatggaTTATCTGAAACTacattgaaagaaggaaatgcTGCAGCAGAAAATGGACAAAACCAACAACCTGAAGCAAGAGGGAAGAAGAAAATTAATGCCCAAGGAAGAGGCAAGGGAATTGGCATAGTGCCTAAAGGTAGAGGTTCAGCACCACCTGGTTGGACGGGGGCTGGGTTTGATGTGGATGGGAGAAGTTGA
- the LOC132041513 gene encoding rRNA 2'-O-methyltransferase fibrillarin 2, translated as MKRGGGRGGRGDRGGRGGGRGRGGMKGGSRVVVEPHRHGGVFIAKGKEDALCTKNLVPGEAVYNEKRISVQNEDGTKIEYRVWNPFRSKLAAAILGGVDDIWIKPGARVLYLGAASGTTVSHVSDLVGPDGVVYAVEFSHRSGRDLVNMAKKRTNVIPIIEDARHPAKYRMLVGMVDVIFSDVAQPDQARILALNASYFLKAGGHFVISIKANCIDSTVPAEAVFAQEVKKLQAEQFKPIEQVTLEPFERDHACVVGAYRVPKKQKVAA; from the exons ATGAAGCGTGGTGGTGGAAGAGGAGGCAGAGGAGACAGAGGTGGAAGAGGCGGAGGAAGAGGACGTGGAGGAATGAAGGGTGGTAGTAGGGTTGTGGTGGAGCCTCATAGACATGGAGGTGTGTTTATTGCTAAGGGTAAGGAGGATGCTCTTTGTACTAAGAATTTGGTACCTGGTGAAGCTGTTTACAATGAGAAGAGAATCTCTGTTCAG AATGAAGATGGAACAAAGATTGAATACAGAGTGTGGAATCCTTTCCGTTCTAAGTTAGCAGCTGCAATTCTTGGAGGAGTTGATGATATCTGGATT AAACCGGGCGCTCGTGTCCTTTACCTTGGTGCTGCTTCAGGAACAACAGTGTCTCATGTCTCAGACCTTGTTGGTCCT GATGGAGTGGTATATGCTGTTGAATTTTCTCATAGAAGTGGAAGGGACTTGGTGAACATGGCTAAGAAACGTACTAATGTTATTCCCATTATTGAGGATGCTAGACACCCAGCTAAATACAGAATGCTGGTTGGAATGGTCGATGTGATATTTTCTGATGTTGCTCAGCCTGATCAG GCAAGAATTTTAGCTCTAAATGCATCTTACTTCTTGAAAGCTGGAGGTCACTTTGTTATATCAATCAAG GCAAACTGTATTGACTCAACAGTGCCAGCGGAGGCTGTATTTGCTCAGGAAGTGAAGAAGCTACAAGCAGAGCAGTTTAAACCAATTGAACAAGTTACTCTTGAACCTTTTGAAAGGGACCACGCCTGTGTGGTTGGTGCCTATCGGGTGCCAAAGAAGCAAAAGGTTGCTGCCTAG